A DNA window from Streptomyces canus contains the following coding sequences:
- a CDS encoding DUF4132 domain-containing protein — protein MLYDALVAESRRNDSLDDVRSAALDRVRWLVDLLERQRSEFRRFMGLALRRSRAAGAATQAEIDGRLAGCADEEGRAAVLCLMLAARFDDRNSWEYDAEIEPLISRVRGWTPDEVAVMLLRATEYAKGYRFAHALELVLNAVDQLDADGRRAVMPWLRHAHTQLMDITVEARLRASLVQRLRALLASVDEAHIPEGLIPADAPWAAPLRDRARTSPTPELAGFVRHLVSLSGPRPPQRWRKTCLELADAASARDLVAEVLRSLAGDEVLCSTDSGAHTGWIHGDHHYHYVVHQNDGDLARGIVWAAALTGGPAAVQHLGALALRTGGHGNGVIEDLKLAGAAINALAETGDPASLETLWRLRSRIKHRALRKQLDTALVTAAGKQGITAEQLIERSVPDHGLAPDGSLEREVGGHRVRVAIEGAATVRLTFTRPDGGTARTVPAAVKDGFPEELRELKALAREVRGTLSAERARVEALMSAGREWPYDEWCRYYRDHPVTGVLVRGLIWEFRDVGDADGEWRAEVPGPMAEPPGAPERSVPRDGGRTRVRLWHPIRASVDEVRAWRERLVAERLRQPFKQAFREIYLLTPAEEETGVYSNRFAAHIVHYPQLYALFKERGWQANFLGRHEGGYDGRARAEFGDGEWRACFHHEPAADDDGGYAPEHAATDQVRFERRDGRRWREVPLAEVPSLVFSEAMRDVDLFVGVTSIAADPDWTDRGEDRHAAYWRTTTFGALTASAEVRREALERILPRLRIAGRCSLDGRFLVVRGDLTTYRIHLGSANILMEPDDAYLCVVPSRGKGDGKVFLPFEDDRLSLILSKAFLLAADTKITDETILRQIKRGAR, from the coding sequence TAGGAACGACTCGCTCGACGACGTAAGGTCCGCCGCGCTCGACCGCGTCCGCTGGCTGGTCGACCTCCTGGAACGTCAGCGGTCCGAGTTCCGTCGGTTCATGGGGCTCGCGTTGCGGCGATCCAGGGCGGCGGGCGCGGCGACCCAGGCCGAGATCGACGGGCGGCTCGCGGGCTGCGCGGACGAGGAGGGCAGGGCCGCGGTCCTGTGCCTCATGCTGGCCGCCCGCTTCGACGACAGGAACTCGTGGGAGTACGACGCCGAGATCGAGCCCCTGATCTCGCGGGTGCGCGGCTGGACGCCCGACGAGGTCGCGGTGATGCTGCTGCGCGCCACCGAGTACGCCAAGGGCTACCGGTTCGCCCATGCGCTTGAGCTTGTACTGAACGCCGTCGACCAGCTCGACGCCGACGGCCGCCGTGCGGTCATGCCCTGGCTGCGGCACGCACACACGCAGCTCATGGACATCACCGTCGAGGCGCGCCTGCGCGCGTCGCTGGTCCAGCGCCTCCGCGCGCTGCTCGCGAGCGTGGACGAGGCGCACATCCCCGAGGGACTCATCCCCGCCGACGCTCCCTGGGCCGCCCCGCTGAGGGACCGCGCGAGGACTTCGCCGACGCCGGAACTGGCGGGCTTCGTACGGCACTTGGTCAGCCTGTCGGGGCCGCGTCCCCCGCAGAGATGGCGGAAGACGTGCCTCGAACTCGCGGACGCGGCATCGGCGCGGGATCTCGTGGCCGAGGTTCTGCGGTCGCTGGCCGGGGACGAGGTGCTGTGCAGCACGGACAGCGGTGCGCACACCGGCTGGATCCACGGCGATCACCACTACCACTACGTCGTCCACCAGAACGACGGCGACTTGGCGCGCGGCATCGTCTGGGCGGCAGCGCTGACCGGCGGCCCGGCCGCGGTGCAACACCTCGGCGCGCTCGCCCTGCGGACCGGCGGCCACGGCAACGGCGTGATCGAGGACCTCAAGCTCGCGGGCGCAGCGATCAACGCGCTGGCCGAGACCGGCGATCCGGCCTCGCTGGAGACTTTGTGGCGGTTGCGGTCCCGGATCAAGCACCGGGCTCTGCGCAAGCAGCTCGACACCGCGCTGGTGACGGCAGCAGGGAAGCAGGGCATCACGGCGGAACAGCTCATCGAGCGCAGCGTGCCGGACCATGGCCTGGCGCCGGACGGTTCACTGGAACGGGAGGTGGGCGGACACCGGGTACGGGTGGCGATCGAGGGCGCGGCGACCGTGCGGCTCACCTTCACACGCCCCGACGGGGGGACGGCCCGGACCGTTCCGGCGGCAGTGAAGGACGGCTTCCCGGAGGAGCTCCGGGAGTTGAAGGCCCTGGCCAGGGAGGTGCGGGGGACCCTGTCGGCCGAGCGGGCCCGCGTCGAGGCGCTGATGTCGGCCGGGCGCGAGTGGCCGTACGACGAGTGGTGCCGCTACTACCGCGACCATCCGGTCACCGGAGTTCTCGTCCGCGGCCTGATCTGGGAGTTCCGCGACGTGGGGGATGCCGACGGCGAGTGGCGTGCGGAGGTGCCGGGACCGATGGCCGAGCCGCCCGGCGCGCCCGAGCGCAGCGTCCCCCGCGATGGCGGTCGTACCCGCGTCCGGCTGTGGCATCCCATCCGGGCGTCGGTGGACGAGGTCAGGGCGTGGCGGGAGCGGCTCGTCGCCGAGAGGCTGCGGCAGCCGTTCAAACAGGCCTTCCGGGAGATCTACCTGCTCACCCCGGCGGAGGAGGAGACCGGCGTCTATTCCAACCGGTTCGCCGCCCACATCGTCCACTATCCGCAGCTCTACGCGCTGTTCAAGGAACGCGGCTGGCAGGCCAACTTCCTCGGCCGGCACGAAGGGGGCTACGACGGAAGGGCGCGGGCCGAGTTCGGCGACGGCGAGTGGCGGGCCTGCTTCCACCACGAGCCCGCCGCGGACGACGACGGCGGCTACGCGCCCGAGCACGCCGCGACGGACCAGGTCCGCTTCGAGCGGCGGGACGGCCGGCGCTGGCGGGAGGTGCCGCTGGCGGAGGTGCCCTCGCTGGTGTTCAGCGAGGCGATGCGGGACGTCGATCTGTTCGTGGGCGTGACCTCGATCGCCGCCGATCCCGACTGGACCGACCGGGGCGAGGACCGCCATGCCGCGTACTGGCGCACGACGACGTTCGGTGCGCTGACGGCGAGCGCCGAAGTCCGCCGGGAGGCGCTGGAACGGATCCTGCCGCGCCTGAGGATCGCCGGCCGGTGCTCGCTCGACGGCCGCTTCCTGGTGGTCCGCGGGGACCTGACGACGTACCGGATCCATCTGGGCTCGGCCAACATCCTGATGGAGCCCGACGACGCCTACCTGTGCGTCGTCCCGTCACGCGGCAAGGGCGACGGCAAGGTGTTCCTGCCGTTCGAGGACGACCGGCTCTCCCTGATCCTCAGCAAGGCGTTCCTGCTCGCCGCCGACACCAAGATCACCGACGAGACCATCCTCCGCCAGATCAAGAGGGGTGCCCGATGA
- a CDS encoding MCE family protein yields the protein MITRTVKVQLLAFAVVTAVGVSYVGAEYTGLVDAVLGHGYTVRADFADSGGIYSGAEVTYRGVPVGRVGALRLTGSDGVSVSLDIKDGAPHIPADTLAVVANRSAVGEQYVDLQPRTSHGPYLLDGSSIPRGSTRVPLPTTDLVLSLDRLVNSVGKDDLRVTVDELGKAFSGTGPNLSRLVDSGNALVESASDSLPQTISLIEDSRKVLKTQADQGSSIKSFAHDLAALSAQLKSSDGDLHKLIGNATPAAQQVNSLLKSTGPRLSVLLANLISGGQVTQAHLPGVEQTLVTFPAVVAGSYTVVPGDGTTHFGLVVNADDPPPCTQGYGTTQRDPADTSTRGANTDARCTAPRGSKTSVRGAQNAPGASAASGGANQTAYVTPYDPETGTATGPDGRPVEIGSTGGQQAVFGKESWQWLLVGPMA from the coding sequence GTGATCACACGTACGGTCAAAGTCCAGTTGCTCGCCTTCGCCGTCGTCACCGCCGTCGGGGTGTCGTACGTCGGCGCCGAGTACACCGGCCTGGTGGACGCCGTCCTGGGCCACGGTTACACCGTGCGGGCGGACTTCGCCGACTCCGGGGGCATCTATTCCGGCGCCGAGGTCACCTACCGCGGGGTGCCGGTGGGCCGCGTCGGCGCGCTGCGGCTGACCGGCTCCGACGGGGTCTCGGTCTCCCTCGACATCAAGGACGGCGCACCGCACATCCCGGCGGACACGCTCGCCGTGGTGGCGAACCGTTCGGCGGTGGGCGAGCAGTACGTCGATCTGCAGCCGCGTACGTCCCACGGCCCGTATCTGCTCGACGGCAGCTCCATCCCCCGCGGCAGCACCCGCGTGCCGCTGCCCACGACGGACCTGGTCCTCAGCCTGGACCGGCTGGTGAACTCGGTCGGCAAGGACGATCTACGGGTCACCGTCGACGAGTTGGGCAAGGCCTTCTCCGGCACCGGACCGAACCTGAGCCGGCTGGTGGACTCGGGCAACGCGCTCGTCGAGTCCGCGTCCGACTCGCTGCCCCAGACGATCTCACTCATCGAGGACTCGCGGAAGGTCCTCAAGACGCAGGCCGACCAGGGCTCGTCGATCAAGTCGTTCGCGCACGATCTGGCGGCGCTCTCCGCGCAGCTGAAGTCGAGCGACGGGGACCTGCACAAGCTGATCGGCAACGCGACGCCGGCCGCGCAACAGGTGAACTCGCTGCTGAAGTCCACCGGACCACGGCTGTCGGTCCTGCTGGCCAACCTCATCAGCGGCGGCCAGGTCACACAGGCGCACCTGCCCGGCGTGGAGCAGACCCTGGTCACCTTCCCGGCAGTGGTCGCGGGCAGCTACACGGTCGTTCCGGGCGACGGCACCACCCACTTCGGCCTGGTGGTGAACGCCGACGACCCGCCGCCGTGCACCCAGGGATACGGGACGACACAGCGCGACCCCGCGGACACCAGCACACGCGGGGCGAACACCGACGCGCGCTGCACGGCCCCGCGCGGAAGCAAGACGTCGGTGCGGGGCGCGCAGAACGCCCCCGGCGCGTCCGCCGCTTCTGGCGGTGCGAACCAGACGGCGTACGTCACGCCATACGACCCGGAGACCGGCACTGCCACCGGCCCGGACGGAAGGCCCGTCGAGATCGGCTCGACGGGCGGCCAACAGGCCGTGTTCGGAAAGGAGTCGTGGCAATGGCTGCTCGTTGGACCGATGGCATGA
- a CDS encoding MCE family protein translates to MSALRKGGAVAWAAVGSLLLTGCEFNGWYDVQLPGGAAADGHAYHVTVEFRDVLDLVPQSAVKVNNVTVGAVEKVRLNGWHARVRLRVADSVKLPANAVAELRQTSVLGEKYVALSSPPGTAPVGRLRDGDRIPLSRSGRNPEIEEVLSALSALLNGGGVAQLKTITVELNKALNGREDRVRSLLKELNTFVGGLDDQRADIVRALKAVDALAERLGKEKKTIAEAVDTMPPALKVLADQRRDLTKMLTALAKLGTTGTRVVTASHDDTVANLRRLRPILQQLNKAGDDLPNSLELLTTYPFPRNAVDAVKGDYVNLDITADLDLSDLYGNLAGESGTSGDGNSKDPDAPDVPGLPDLPAVPTPTALPSVPSVPSPSVPSVPSAPSAPQGGGGPLCPPVCTSSYTTRGELPEGIDLALAELMLKGVQP, encoded by the coding sequence GTGAGCGCCCTGCGCAAGGGCGGGGCGGTCGCCTGGGCGGCCGTCGGCTCGCTGCTGCTGACCGGCTGCGAGTTCAACGGCTGGTACGACGTCCAACTGCCCGGCGGTGCCGCCGCGGACGGCCACGCCTACCACGTCACCGTCGAGTTCCGCGACGTACTCGACCTGGTACCGCAGTCGGCGGTGAAGGTGAACAACGTCACCGTGGGCGCGGTCGAGAAGGTGCGGCTGAACGGCTGGCACGCGCGCGTACGGCTGCGGGTCGCCGACTCGGTGAAGCTGCCCGCCAACGCGGTCGCCGAGCTGCGCCAGACCAGCGTGCTCGGCGAGAAGTACGTGGCGCTCTCCAGCCCGCCCGGCACCGCTCCCGTGGGCCGGCTCCGCGACGGCGACCGCATCCCGCTGTCCCGCAGCGGCCGCAACCCGGAGATCGAGGAGGTGCTGTCCGCACTGTCCGCACTGCTCAACGGCGGCGGGGTGGCCCAGCTCAAGACGATCACCGTGGAGCTGAACAAGGCCCTGAACGGCCGGGAGGACCGGGTCAGGTCGCTGCTCAAGGAGCTGAACACGTTCGTCGGCGGGCTGGACGACCAGCGCGCGGACATCGTCCGTGCTCTCAAGGCCGTCGACGCGCTCGCCGAGCGGCTCGGCAAGGAGAAGAAGACGATCGCCGAGGCCGTCGACACGATGCCGCCCGCCCTGAAGGTCCTCGCCGACCAGCGGCGCGATCTGACGAAGATGCTCACCGCCCTGGCGAAGCTGGGCACGACGGGCACCAGGGTGGTCACGGCCTCGCACGACGACACGGTCGCGAACCTCAGGCGACTGCGGCCGATCCTGCAGCAGTTGAACAAGGCGGGCGACGATCTGCCCAACTCCCTTGAACTGCTGACCACCTACCCGTTCCCGCGCAACGCGGTGGACGCCGTCAAGGGCGACTACGTCAACCTCGACATCACCGCCGACCTCGATCTGTCGGACCTCTACGGGAACCTGGCGGGCGAGTCCGGCACGTCCGGCGACGGCAACTCCAAGGATCCCGACGCCCCCGACGTACCCGGTCTTCCGGACCTGCCGGCCGTCCCGACGCCCACCGCGCTGCCCAGCGTCCCGAGTGTGCCGTCCCCCTCGGTCCCCTCGGTTCCGTCGGCCCCGTCGGCCCCGCAGGGCGGCGGCGGTCCGCTGTGCCCGCCGGTGTGCACCAGCAGCTACACCACCCGGGGAGAGCTGCCCGAGGGGATCGACCTCGCGCTCGCGGAGCTGATGCTGAAGGGGGTTCAGCCGTGA
- a CDS encoding MCE family protein, translating into MRNPKRRLALLTALALVAALTYVLWPRSESVRVTAYFPRTVGIYPGSDVRVLGVRIGEVKAITPQGDRVRVELEYDAGRKVPADAKAAIINSSVVSDRYVQLLPVYRGGPAMRDGAVIPEQRTAVPVELDRVFDSLHTTAEALGPQGANKNGSLSRLLGVSADNLHGQGENLNQTVEDLSQAVTTLSDGRTDLFGTVRNLQVFTAALAADDTSVRSFNTSLADVAGQLAGEREDLAAALRNLAAALGDVSHFVKENKKSLTSNVKGLSKVTKVLVTQRAALEELLRVAPTGLSNLNNAYNPSAGTLDTRNNARQAQDPAALLCSVLRTTGDEGGKNPDCKELKELFDSLPKVPQGSAVTGTTDRTLGGILGAAA; encoded by the coding sequence GTGAGGAACCCGAAGAGGCGCCTGGCCCTGCTCACCGCACTCGCCCTGGTCGCCGCCCTCACCTACGTGCTGTGGCCGCGCTCCGAGTCCGTGCGCGTCACCGCGTACTTCCCCCGCACCGTCGGCATCTACCCCGGCTCGGACGTCCGCGTCCTCGGCGTCCGGATCGGCGAGGTCAAGGCGATCACGCCGCAGGGCGACCGGGTGCGCGTGGAGCTGGAGTACGACGCGGGCCGCAAGGTCCCGGCCGACGCCAAGGCCGCGATCATCAACTCCTCGGTGGTCAGCGACCGTTACGTACAGCTGCTGCCGGTCTACCGCGGTGGTCCGGCGATGCGCGACGGCGCCGTCATCCCCGAGCAGCGCACGGCCGTACCGGTCGAACTGGACCGCGTCTTCGACAGTCTGCACACGACGGCCGAGGCGCTCGGCCCCCAGGGCGCCAACAAGAACGGCTCGCTGTCACGTCTGCTCGGGGTGAGCGCGGACAACCTCCACGGCCAGGGCGAGAACCTCAACCAGACGGTCGAGGACCTCTCGCAGGCGGTCACCACGCTGTCCGACGGCCGCACGGACCTCTTCGGCACGGTCCGGAACCTGCAGGTGTTCACTGCGGCGCTGGCCGCCGACGACACGAGCGTGCGGTCGTTCAACACCAGCCTCGCCGACGTCGCCGGGCAGCTCGCGGGTGAGCGCGAGGACCTCGCGGCGGCGCTGCGGAACCTGGCGGCGGCGCTCGGCGACGTGTCCCACTTCGTGAAGGAGAACAAGAAGTCGCTGACCTCGAACGTGAAGGGTCTGAGCAAGGTGACCAAGGTGCTCGTCACCCAACGGGCCGCGCTGGAGGAGCTGTTGAGAGTCGCGCCCACGGGTCTGTCGAACCTGAACAACGCCTACAACCCGTCCGCGGGCACCCTCGACACCCGCAACAACGCCCGGCAGGCGCAGGATCCGGCCGCGCTGCTGTGCTCCGTACTGAGGACGACCGGCGACGAAGGCGGCAAGAACCCCGACTGCAAGGAACTCAAGGAGCTCTTCGACTCCCTGCCGAAGGTGCCTCAGGGCTCCGCGGTGACCGGCACCACCGACCGCACCCTCGGCGGAATTCTGGGGGCCGCCGCATGA
- a CDS encoding MCE family protein — MTPFRERNPVVIGAVGLTVLGLLAVAAFNADSLPLIGDGETYSAAFSEAGGLKPGDEVRIAGVKVGKVEDVDLDGDHVKITFKIKGDPEFGTETGASIRIKTILGAKYLALHPKGPGQLTAGSEIPLKRTVPAYDVVQAFSDLTTTTEAVDTDRLAKALDTISTTFQDSPAEVRASIEGLSKISRTVASRDKALSELLDHANGVTGVLADHSKDFSALVKDGDKLFQEISRRREAIHKLLKSSATLGIELSGLVDDNEKEIGPALKGLNRVVRMLERNESSLDRSVELLAPYVRVFTNALGNGRWFDSYVQNLVAAPVAPRTGGSQ; from the coding sequence CTGACCCCGTTCCGCGAGCGGAACCCGGTGGTGATCGGAGCGGTCGGCCTCACCGTCCTCGGGCTGCTGGCCGTGGCCGCGTTCAACGCCGACAGCCTGCCGCTGATCGGTGACGGCGAGACGTACAGCGCGGCCTTCTCGGAGGCGGGCGGCCTCAAGCCCGGCGACGAGGTGCGGATCGCCGGGGTCAAGGTCGGCAAGGTCGAGGACGTCGATCTGGACGGTGACCACGTCAAGATCACCTTCAAGATCAAGGGCGACCCGGAGTTCGGCACCGAGACCGGCGCATCGATCCGGATCAAGACCATCCTCGGCGCGAAGTACCTCGCGCTGCACCCCAAGGGACCGGGGCAGCTGACGGCCGGCAGCGAGATACCGCTGAAGCGGACGGTTCCGGCGTACGACGTCGTACAGGCGTTCAGCGATCTCACCACGACGACGGAGGCCGTCGACACCGACCGGCTCGCGAAGGCCCTGGACACCATCTCCACCACCTTCCAGGACTCGCCCGCCGAGGTGAGGGCGTCCATCGAGGGCCTGTCGAAGATCTCCCGGACCGTGGCCTCGCGCGACAAGGCGCTGAGCGAACTCCTGGACCACGCGAACGGCGTCACGGGCGTACTGGCCGACCACTCCAAGGACTTCTCCGCGCTGGTCAAGGACGGCGACAAGCTGTTCCAGGAGATCAGCAGGCGGCGCGAGGCGATCCACAAGCTGCTGAAGAGCTCCGCGACGCTCGGCATCGAGCTCTCCGGCCTCGTCGACGACAACGAGAAGGAGATCGGACCCGCGCTCAAGGGCCTGAACCGCGTGGTGCGGATGCTCGAACGCAATGAGTCCAGCCTGGACCGGAGCGTCGAGCTGCTCGCGCCCTACGTACGGGTCTTCACCAACGCCCTCGGCAACGGCCGCTGGTTCGACAGCTATGTCCAGAACCTGGTCGCCGCCCCGGTGGCACCGCGGACAGGAGGCTCGCAGTGA
- a CDS encoding MCE family protein: MSNTGARQTAAPLIKFSLFALVTILATALLAATIVNISLTPEHTYRAVFSDVTGLEKGDDIRVAGVRVGEVEGISIKDRTLAQVTFTVSADRPLLSSTGAVVRYRNLVGQRYVALTEGAGDGTRLKPGATIPLSRTQPALDLNALLNGFKPLFAALSPQDVNQLATEIIRTLQGEGGTVNSLLAHTASLTTTLAGRDQLIGSVVDNLNTVLGTLDKRGTRFSGLLTQLRRLISGLSADRKPIGQSLVSIGDLTDATSGLLTDARPPLKDDIAELTELTGTLNKNEKTVEGVLKRLPNKLNELTGTASYGSWFNFYLCDFDGRIVLPKTQQVLTPELHVARARCGA; encoded by the coding sequence ATGAGCAACACAGGAGCCCGACAGACCGCCGCACCGCTGATCAAGTTCAGCCTCTTCGCCCTGGTGACGATCCTGGCGACGGCCCTGCTCGCCGCCACCATCGTCAACATCTCCCTCACCCCCGAGCACACGTACCGCGCGGTGTTCAGCGATGTCACCGGCCTGGAGAAGGGCGACGACATCCGGGTGGCCGGGGTACGCGTCGGCGAGGTCGAGGGCATCAGCATCAAGGACCGGACGCTGGCGCAGGTCACCTTCACGGTCAGCGCGGACCGTCCGCTGCTCAGCAGCACCGGCGCGGTCGTCCGCTACCGGAACCTGGTCGGACAGCGCTATGTCGCCCTGACCGAGGGCGCGGGAGACGGCACCCGGCTGAAGCCCGGCGCCACGATCCCGCTGTCGCGCACGCAGCCCGCGCTGGACCTCAACGCACTGCTGAACGGCTTCAAGCCACTGTTCGCCGCGCTCAGCCCGCAGGACGTCAACCAGCTGGCCACCGAGATCATCCGGACCCTCCAGGGCGAGGGCGGCACCGTGAACAGCCTGCTGGCGCACACGGCTTCGCTCACCACGACCCTGGCAGGCCGGGACCAGCTGATCGGCTCGGTGGTCGACAACCTCAACACCGTGCTGGGGACGCTGGACAAGCGCGGCACCCGCTTCTCCGGGCTGCTCACGCAGTTGCGCCGGCTGATCTCGGGCCTGTCCGCCGACCGCAAGCCCATCGGGCAGTCGCTGGTGAGCATCGGCGACCTGACGGACGCCACCTCGGGGCTGCTCACGGACGCGCGTCCACCGTTGAAGGACGACATCGCCGAGCTGACCGAACTGACCGGAACGCTCAACAAGAACGAGAAGACCGTGGAGGGCGTCCTGAAGCGGCTGCCGAACAAGCTGAACGAGCTGACGGGGACCGCGTCCTACGGCTCGTGGTTCAACTTCTACCTCTGCGACTTCGACGGCCGGATCGTGCTGCCGAAGACACAGCAGGTGCTGACACCGGAGCTGCACGTGGCCAGGGCGAGGTGCGGCGCATGA
- a CDS encoding MCE family protein has protein sequence MRVLRLRLYGLVFLAVLGLLLSLSVAVYQQVFTSAVRIRLEADSLGNQLDPRADVKLRGLLVGEVRAVHADGTKATLDIALKPEYVAHIPSDVHARLLPKTLFGEKYVDLIAPARSSARPIRAGDVITQDRTRVGIELQQLMNDLLPLLRTVQPGKLDATLSAFATALEGRGDRIGDNLTRVEDYLHRLNPHLPSLTEDFARLADVAEVYGDAAPDLMKILRNTVTTSRTIVEQRDRLASALTTTATAAGTADAFLDANGDRLITLGRISRPTLDLFARYSPEYPCLLAGLVREEQASEQAFRGGKMHITLEVVRQQGAYEPGEYPRYGERSGPNCRDLPRPPVPAPGAHLNDGSKKGSPVGPAGVSATRAEQRAVGSLVAPVMGVPADQVPPVATLLFGPMARGTAVSVA, from the coding sequence ATGAGAGTGCTGAGACTGCGGTTGTACGGCCTGGTGTTCCTCGCCGTGCTCGGCCTGCTGCTGTCCCTGTCCGTCGCCGTGTACCAGCAGGTGTTCACCTCGGCCGTACGGATCAGGCTGGAGGCCGACAGCCTCGGCAACCAGCTCGATCCGCGGGCCGACGTCAAACTGCGCGGGCTGCTGGTCGGCGAGGTGCGCGCGGTGCACGCCGACGGGACGAAGGCGACGCTCGACATCGCGCTGAAGCCGGAGTACGTCGCGCACATCCCGTCCGACGTGCACGCACGCCTGCTGCCCAAGACGCTGTTCGGCGAGAAGTACGTCGATCTGATCGCGCCCGCGCGGTCCTCGGCGAGGCCCATCCGCGCCGGGGACGTCATCACCCAGGACCGCACCCGTGTCGGCATCGAGCTCCAGCAGCTGATGAACGACCTGCTGCCGCTGCTGCGGACCGTGCAGCCCGGCAAGCTCGACGCCACGCTCTCCGCGTTCGCCACCGCCCTCGAAGGGCGCGGCGACCGGATCGGCGACAACCTCACGCGCGTGGAGGACTATCTGCACCGCCTCAACCCCCACCTGCCGTCCCTCACCGAGGACTTCGCACGCCTGGCCGACGTCGCCGAGGTGTACGGCGACGCGGCTCCCGACCTGATGAAGATCCTGCGCAACACCGTCACCACCAGCCGCACCATCGTCGAGCAGCGGGACCGGCTCGCGTCCGCGCTCACCACGACGGCCACCGCCGCGGGCACCGCGGACGCCTTCCTCGACGCGAACGGCGACCGGCTGATCACCCTGGGCCGGATCTCCCGCCCCACGCTCGACCTCTTCGCCCGTTACTCACCCGAGTACCCCTGTCTCCTCGCCGGCCTGGTCCGTGAGGAGCAGGCCTCCGAGCAGGCGTTCCGCGGCGGCAAGATGCACATCACGCTCGAGGTCGTCCGCCAGCAGGGGGCGTACGAACCCGGTGAATACCCCCGCTACGGCGAACGGTCCGGGCCCAACTGCCGCGACCTGCCCCGTCCGCCGGTGCCCGCACCCGGGGCCCACCTCAACGACGGTTCGAAGAAGGGGAGTCCGGTCGGCCCGGCCGGCGTGTCCGCCACCCGGGCCGAGCAGCGCGCCGTCGGCTCACTCGTGGCACCCGTCATGGGCGTGCCCGCCGACCAGGTGCCGCCGGTGGCGACCCTGCTGTTCGGGCCGATGGCGCGCGGGACGGCGGTGAGCGTCGCATGA
- a CDS encoding MlaE family ABC transporter permease, producing the protein MSLSPTGALRQSGHLFAMALDVVRTVPRRPFQAREFIQQAWFVASVTILPTALVSIPFGAVIALQIGSLTRQLGAQSFSGAASVLAVLREASPIVTALLIAGAGGTAICADLGARKIREEIDAMQVLGIDPIHRLVVPRVLASMVVAVLLNGLVSVVGVAGGYFFNVVLQNGTPGAYLASFTTLAQLSDLWAAEIKALVFGAIAAIVASYKGLTAKGGPKGVGDAVNQSVVITFMLLFVTNFVMTAVYFQVAPQRG; encoded by the coding sequence ATGAGCCTGTCACCGACCGGGGCGCTCCGGCAATCGGGGCACCTCTTTGCGATGGCGCTGGACGTCGTCCGGACCGTGCCCCGACGGCCCTTCCAGGCGAGGGAGTTCATCCAGCAGGCCTGGTTCGTCGCGAGCGTCACCATCCTGCCGACGGCCCTGGTGTCCATCCCCTTCGGCGCGGTCATCGCGCTGCAGATCGGCAGTCTGACCCGGCAGCTCGGCGCCCAGTCGTTCTCCGGGGCCGCCTCGGTCCTCGCGGTGCTGCGGGAGGCATCGCCGATCGTCACCGCGCTGCTGATCGCGGGCGCCGGCGGCACGGCCATCTGCGCGGACCTCGGGGCGCGGAAGATCCGCGAGGAGATCGACGCGATGCAGGTGCTGGGCATCGACCCCATTCACCGGCTGGTCGTCCCGCGCGTGCTGGCGTCGATGGTGGTGGCGGTGCTGCTCAACGGGCTGGTGTCCGTCGTCGGTGTCGCTGGCGGCTACTTCTTCAACGTCGTACTGCAGAACGGCACACCGGGCGCCTATCTCGCCTCCTTCACCACGCTGGCCCAGCTGTCCGACCTGTGGGCGGCCGAGATCAAGGCGCTGGTGTTCGGTGCGATCGCGGCGATCGTCGCCTCGTACAAGGGACTTACGGCGAAGGGCGGGCCGAAGGGCGTGGGCGACGCCGTGAACCAGTCGGTGGTGATCACCTTCATGTTGCTGTTCGTGACGAACTTCGTGATGACCGCGGTGTACTTCCAAGTCGCCCCGCAGAGGGGTTAG